AGAGAGGGATCCCGAAGGACGAAGTTCGCGCAAGGATGACCATGACCACCACCCCGAGATAGCAGATGGTGGCCAGAGATCTGCTTGTCCGCTTCGAAATGGAGCGTATTGTTGAGGGAGTTCGAACGAACCAAGCCAGAAACGTGCCGACTGCAAGTGTTCCAATTACGTAAGTTGGAAGTCGTTTGTCCGCCCATATTGCTAGCAGCGTAAGAACTGAGAAAAATATGACAGCGATTACTTCAGGAATTTGTGAGAGGGACAGGCGGCTTTCGAACTCCCGCATTACCCATGATGCAATAGACAGCCAGATAACTGTTGCTACAAGACGTGGAGTGAGCTGCGATCTCATGAATGAGATTGGTGGATGGGGGAGGATGGCTGACACTCTGAGCGAATAACATACTGCTTTAATTTGTGGATATTGAGTTTTATCGATATTTTAACATCATGCTGTGAAAGGTATTGAAAACTCTACTATTAACAACGGCTTTTAGAAGAAGAAATCGCTAAATAGTTAGGAATGATTGCTTACTGGCATGAACAAGCCAACACGAGTTTTGCTACTCGGTGTAGGGGTTGACGCGGGAGCTGGGCAGTATTCCGCGCAGTTGGCTAACAGTCTTGCAACACGAATTAATACTCATGTGTTACTTCCGGATTACGATGATACGGAATTTCAGGCGCTGCTTAGTTCGGAAGTAAAGATACATACATTCGATATGCCTGCTCAGGGTAGTACGATACCCAGCAGAGATGATTTCCTCTCCGGGATGATAGACCGAATGGGAATACTGGCTTCAGTGATTCGCCAAATTCAATATATCGATCCTACGGTGGTCCACATTCCATTCTATACTACAGGTCCGCTCCGGTCGTACTTGCTACCTATCTTGAAAGCGATGCGACTCCAGATAGTAGGGACTGTTCATGACCCACAGTCACATACTGGACAAGAATCAATGCTATTCGGGACGGACCTAAATGAGAAAGGACGAGCACTAGGTGGGTTGCTAATGGACCGAACGATTGTTCATGGGCCAGAGACAAAAAAACAGGCTCTTGCTGCCGGATACCGTGAAGGCCGATTGCGGATCGTTCCCCATGGTGTCTATACACACTTTCCCGAGGGTGGTGCAGAACCCGAATTAAATCAACTACTGTTCTTTGGCCACATACGTGAGAACAAAGGATACGACAGGATACCAGAGTTGCTTGATTTAGTGGCCGAGCGACACCCTGACGTATCCGCCGTCGTCGCCGGTGACCTATCAGACTCTGCGGACGAGGCATGGGGGAAGCGGATAATCCAACGCCTGCAAGACCACGACCACATCGAACTCGATCAGGGCTATATCTCAATGGAGCAGACAGCTAAGTATTTCACCGAGTCTACGGCCGTGGTACTTCCATATTATGATGCGACGACCAGCGGAGTTCTCAGGGTAGCGTACCGCTACAGCACGCCCGTCGTTGCAACCGATGTCGGTGATATGGGATACTATGTCAAACATGACGATACCGGACTGGTTGCAGACTCGAACGCCGTTGAGGAAATTGCCGACAAGACAGTACGGATATTACAGGATCCGGAGTGCCGAGAACAACTCATGGTGAATCTGGAGTCGGTCAACGAACGATATTCGTGGGAGAATATTGCCGAGAAGACGATAGAGGTCTATCAAGAAGCTCTACTGTAGCCGCAAATCGCAATTACAATAGTCGAAATAAGATAATTGAATATGGTTCCTATATCAGTCGTTGTAGAATACGGTATTCTATTTTCTCATCAATTTGTTCTGCAATACGCCGTTCATCGGTTGAGAATCCCTTCAAAATACGGATGACAACTATGTAAATCAACAGAACTAAAAATGGGAGTAGTGTCGCTATCACATACTGGTTCGTTATTATCCGGACAAAACCCAGTCCAACTGCTGCCGAGACGATCCCGGCGAATAAGAATTTGATGCTATCTGTAGTGAATGGATGGATCGATTCGATAATGTAAATCTCTATAGCCGCAAGCACTGGAATGAGAAGGAATCCAAGACCTGTTGCCAATCCTGCTCCGAAGATGCCGAATTTTGGAACTAACGCGAATAATAATATAATATTCAAACCAACCATAGCAAAGCTATTGAGAAACGTAATTCGGGTGTGACCGGTTCCTTCTATTAACATGCTTTCTGGACCGGTGACCGCATTGAACAATTGCCCGATGCTAAGTGGAACCACTGCCACACTTGCTGCGAGATAGTCTGAACTGAAAAGGATACGAAGATATGTCTCTGGTGCAATGGCGAGCACCAACGCCATCGGGATCGTCAACAACAGTACCCACCGTGTAGCGAGGCGGTATTTCTCCTGAATCGTCTCCCGACTATTCGACTCCGAAATCATCGGTTTGAATACCGGCGCGATGGCGAGATTCACAAGTGTGAGGTTAGTCGTGAGCTGATATGCAACTCGATACACGCCGACCTCAGACGGACCGAGATAGAATCCTAGCACTAAGTAACTGATTTGCCCGGACACGGCATAGACGATCCCCGTTAGGTAAAGTGGAAATGCGTAGTCGAACATATCGGAGACTGGTGGAGTTGGAGGATGCAGTAATCTCCGGATTGAGCCGTTGAGTGTGCCGATGTGCTTCGTGATAAAGTAGAGTCCTACGAGTGAAGCGGTGATAATAGCAATCAAGTAGCCAACAGCGAGCCCGATGAACTCATAGCCGAGATACAGGAGTGGAACGACCATAACTAATTTCAAAAACGGAATACCCGCTTCAGAGGCGATTACTCGAAATTCCATCCGCTTAACTGAGCTAAATATCGTCTTTTGTACGTTTACAACCGCTTGAAATGGGAGAACGAGTGATAGCACCACAAGGTATGGCACCAGTTCCGGTGTATCAAAGAATTGTGCGATTCGCCCTCGATTGAAAACGATCACGAAAACTCCGACTAAGGAGCCAAGAACAACCACTTGTATAACAAATATAACTATTCGTTGTGCTAAACCAACATCGTTTTGATTCAATGCTTTTGGGAGAAAATAATCGATTGATTGGCTGAGATTGAAACTGAACACGTTCTGGATAATGACTACGGCTGCGAGTGCGAGCGTGAATTTGCCGTAAACATTTGGCGCAACAGCCTGTGTAACGAGGATGATAAACCCGAAGGAAAAAACCCGACCACAGATCTTTCCAACGAATGCGATTCCTCCTTGCTGTGCTAGTTGAGAAACAAAAGAACGGTTGGGAGATTCAGACTTCATCGATAATTTGACTGTACTACTAACATCGTTTCGAGTCTGTATTAATTGTGTGTTTGACGCCTCCGGTAGCTCACAGCCCTATTTCATATTTTGATTATCAATCCATTCAAGATAGACTTACTGGAATTGTGCTTCTGAGGATAGGTTTGAGAGGTGTGAACCATTACTGATTTATGAGATGGACGAACATGGCCAACAGAACACCGAATCAGTCTGATGTAGACATCATAATTAGTGAGTATAACCATAGAATCACGCTGAATCTACAAAATAGAATGGGAGACAAAAACAACTACAAAGAAAATATTCCTGATATACAATAGTAATGCCTCAAAGGTTCAAGGAAGTACCGAAACCTACTATCTTTCACAGTTTCTCGCAAGACGAAGTGATCTCCATATCTTTGCACCTCTTGAAGAACCTGTCGAGGATGCGATCAACCATCCCCTACCAATCACCGGTATCACGGGAGTCTTACTCCTCAATATCATCTTAGCGCCTTACTGGTTGTATTATCTCTTCAAAGAGCGACCAGATATCATTTACTGCTACGAGAACGTCATCTTGCCTGCATTCCTCGGACGTTGGATCTTCGGAGCAACAGTTGTCTTTGATCTTCAGTCAGACCCATACGATCAAGCAGTAGAATTTTCTAGCGAAGACGACCGTGGACTCATATTTGGGCTGTTTTTGTGGATCGGAAAGTGTGTCCATACTGTTGCCTTGCGCTGGGCGCATTATGTCTTCGTGCTCAGTGAACCACTTGCAGATACTGTGATATCCAACTACGGGATTGATCGCAATGTTATCCGTCTGTTGCCGCTCGGGGTCGACACAACACGGTTCACCCCAACTGAAGAATCATACGACCGGCTCGGTATCGTCTATGTGGGAACGCTCAACAGACACCGTGACATCGATACGCTAATTGAAGCTGTAAGCGGTCTCCCTCCCGAATTGCAAGCAAATATTCGCCTGGATCTCTACGGAAAGGGAGATGAAAAATACATCTCTGACCTCGTCTCGCGCGCTTCAGAAGGGAGTCCGCTCAAAGTGGAGTGGCACGGAATGATACCTCACGAGGATATCCCAAAGCGAGCAGGGAAATCTGATATAGCGGTGTCTCCACTACCCGCATACGAGGCGTATCAAGTTAGCTCTCCAGCGAAGATTTTCGAGTACCTTGCACTGGGGTTGCCGGTAGTGGCGAGCCGTATCAATCCACATGAGCGAATCCTCACCAAGAATAGCAATGCATTGTTATATGAGCCTGAGTCAGCAGACAGTCTTCGAACACAACTCGAAAAACTTATCCAGAACAAGGAAGCCCGAGATGAATTTGCTGAAAACGCCCGTTCAACAGCCATTGAATGCGGCTGGGAGCAAAGATTTTCTGTAGTGGATGAAACTCTCAATCTGAAATATGAGCGATGAATTTCTTGGATTCCCGGATTAACCCACCAGGGACCCAGTCATAGCAGTTGCGTCCTGCCCCAGATGAAGATGTCTACGTGTTCACCCATGAGATAATCAGCGGTGTATTTCGAAGAACTCCTTAGAACCACGAGAAGTCCGCAAGTGCTCTTAGGGCGCTCACGGTGCGGCTTCATTCAGTGGGAATCCCCTACCGGGAAATGGCCGGAGTGCTTGAAGGCAGTAACGTCAGGTTTTTGATAGATCGTCTACTAGTACTCCCGCCGGCTAATGCTGGCGTCGTGAAAGTCGTTCAGGAACTTGATCCTCTCGCTGTTTAGTCGCGAGCCCATCGCCAGGTTGGCCTCCCCGATAGCCACCAACTCGAAAGTTCTATGAGTTCCTCAAAATCGTAGGTAGTGTCTGTATCGTCGTTCGCGATATACTCCACGGGCATGCCCAAAGGCGTACCCATAGCCAGCCTCGTTAGAGGCCACCATGATCGTGCCATTCGTCGCAACGACCCTGGAGGTTCGATCGGACGACGGTTACTGACGATAATCTCCCTAGTTGCGCAGTTAGTGGCTCCGGTCCGGTAACGTATTTCACTTCACTACCCTCGTCTTCTCCATATGAGCCCGGCAACGATCACCTACCACAGTGATCCATAATAGATTGAAAAATATGATTCTAGAATAGAAAATCAATTTATCGAAATGAGAAGAAGTGTCAGAATAGTGCTGGCTGTCGTTACTGTCCGGCCTCCACGATTTCGATCGCATTCACTTGCGGGTTCTCCATCGCGCCGTGCAGAAACTCGATGTCGATATCACCATCCGACCCAGCCGTCACCTCGAACGACTCCATCGCAGCAGTGTTGTCGCCGTACTTCTCGATGATATCGAAGTCTTGGAGTTCGGCGTCGCCGCCCTCGATGTTCGCCCCAAAGACGCGCTCACCGGCTGCATCGGTGCCGGAGAAGCCGTCGTGGAAGTACAGGCGGACTTCGTAGGTTTGCCCGCTTTCGATTCCGTCCGCGAACTCCCACGCCATTTCCGGGGGCTGGTCGGCATCGTACCGTTCTTTCTGGAACAGTTCAACCGGCGTCCCCTGTGGGACGGACTCGTCAACGCTACCGACGGAGTACGTTCCACCCGGAATGGCGCCGCCTGCAACGAGATACTGGCTCGGCGAGTTGGACGTGTCGGCGCCCCAAGCGGGACCGTCATCGGTCGCCGCCACTTCGGGCCCGCCCACGTTCACGCGGTGCAGAGCCTGGGATCCGGAACTGCCCGATTGCTCGTAGTCGAGGATCACGACGTCCGACGCCTGGCCGGTGTCGCCCGTTCCGTCTTGGACGCTCGCAACGAAGTAATCGAGGTTCGACTCGGAGAGGCTCACCT
The Halococcus agarilyticus genome window above contains:
- a CDS encoding glycosyltransferase family 4 protein, with amino-acid sequence MNKPTRVLLLGVGVDAGAGQYSAQLANSLATRINTHVLLPDYDDTEFQALLSSEVKIHTFDMPAQGSTIPSRDDFLSGMIDRMGILASVIRQIQYIDPTVVHIPFYTTGPLRSYLLPILKAMRLQIVGTVHDPQSHTGQESMLFGTDLNEKGRALGGLLMDRTIVHGPETKKQALAAGYREGRLRIVPHGVYTHFPEGGAEPELNQLLFFGHIRENKGYDRIPELLDLVAERHPDVSAVVAGDLSDSADEAWGKRIIQRLQDHDHIELDQGYISMEQTAKYFTESTAVVLPYYDATTSGVLRVAYRYSTPVVATDVGDMGYYVKHDDTGLVADSNAVEEIADKTVRILQDPECREQLMVNLESVNERYSWENIAEKTIEVYQEALL
- a CDS encoding flippase — protein: MKSESPNRSFVSQLAQQGGIAFVGKICGRVFSFGFIILVTQAVAPNVYGKFTLALAAVVIIQNVFSFNLSQSIDYFLPKALNQNDVGLAQRIVIFVIQVVVLGSLVGVFVIVFNRGRIAQFFDTPELVPYLVVLSLVLPFQAVVNVQKTIFSSVKRMEFRVIASEAGIPFLKLVMVVPLLYLGYEFIGLAVGYLIAIITASLVGLYFITKHIGTLNGSIRRLLHPPTPPVSDMFDYAFPLYLTGIVYAVSGQISYLVLGFYLGPSEVGVYRVAYQLTTNLTLVNLAIAPVFKPMISESNSRETIQEKYRLATRWVLLLTIPMALVLAIAPETYLRILFSSDYLAASVAVVPLSIGQLFNAVTGPESMLIEGTGHTRITFLNSFAMVGLNIILLFALVPKFGIFGAGLATGLGFLLIPVLAAIEIYIIESIHPFTTDSIKFLFAGIVSAAVGLGFVRIITNQYVIATLLPFLVLLIYIVVIRILKGFSTDERRIAEQIDEKIEYRILQRLI
- a CDS encoding glycosyltransferase; this translates as MYNSNASKVQGSTETYYLSQFLARRSDLHIFAPLEEPVEDAINHPLPITGITGVLLLNIILAPYWLYYLFKERPDIIYCYENVILPAFLGRWIFGATVVFDLQSDPYDQAVEFSSEDDRGLIFGLFLWIGKCVHTVALRWAHYVFVLSEPLADTVISNYGIDRNVIRLLPLGVDTTRFTPTEESYDRLGIVYVGTLNRHRDIDTLIEAVSGLPPELQANIRLDLYGKGDEKYISDLVSRASEGSPLKVEWHGMIPHEDIPKRAGKSDIAVSPLPAYEAYQVSSPAKIFEYLALGLPVVASRINPHERILTKNSNALLYEPESADSLRTQLEKLIQNKEARDEFAENARSTAIECGWEQRFSVVDETLNLKYER